The Engraulis encrasicolus isolate BLACKSEA-1 chromosome 3, IST_EnEncr_1.0, whole genome shotgun sequence genome segment cataactcattcattcacagtccgcgcgttttaatgtgttgtgggaagccataaacaacccacattttagccaaatctttgttttttttgctttccagaggaacgccccaattcactggcgcccaggtcaaccataaccatgccaaaattttgccaaaagcttatggcttgccaaaaggaagccataaattgcagatatctgccaaaacaaagccaaaatatctgctatctgggtaGCCTAGCATAGCCTACTCAGAtgtgtcgcttgtcgcaaggagggaatccccttagcagcgaaccactgcaaagcgaagctgtcacgaaatcccctcaaaatgtagtctaccatataccaattaagaagtcagcggttttcatctagatggtgcattacactgtatgcaatcattacagtagactacggtgcaaattcgtaatgtttagatgtggatgtatcacacacgtttttttttcttccagataagagccacttgctaactgaacaatctgcgagtggtacccaggcatgttttaaccgaacacaaacccgaacgcaacgatataggctacgctgacagagcatcgacattattacagtgctttagggaaatggccataacagtgcttttggaaaatgcgactatatcattttagtgtttgctaaatccttggcttgccctgttgttgtcagactgtcagaactttgagtgctggttggtgcactttacgcagcattattgtgaacacttttttaataacacctcagaagtgatcctcgccgtgccatgcaagacttttgttacgcgaacgcagttgggtgcgtgatttatttccccgtgttttgactatagaataagataaagttaggttggtgtgctgtgctcttgtttgcttagcttacatgattgcacaagtccatgatcgctatgcaaccattacaaaaagcgattataacactgaccttacaaaaatgactaacgttgccaaccttctcttcaatgcggtaatccatgccgggctgaagtttatccgtacaatctgaagcaagtgctgacgccgagtttctcacatcttttttagacagtatcccatcatcaaactcaaaaaatattgaccactgctttcactggtggcacacaaccagaagcatctgactgaaatgattattccgaagacctccgattcctgcgtgcatcgcagaggcgattctaggctcagtaggggggccacgtgaaaattaaaaagaatgaacacttgtaacaaattgccacttctgttccccagctacagtcttggggggcccaagctgcatgtctagcctggtgacaagatatgcatatgcgcctctgcttgcctacggatggcgaaatgcatcaaaaatacaatttgattgtctcaaaatatcgtttcatattttccaatctcacgacgtccggggccccctctagtggcggggcccggtgctgctgcaccggttgcaccatagtgTTGTAAGATTTGCCATAAGAGGCGTTATGCGCATGCACGGGCGGGGCTTAAGTGAATAGGAAGGCGAGGCGAGAGGGAGAAGTTTTGGTATGCAGTCAGGGCTGCAATCGGAGCGGTCGTGTGAAGTTATGTTGGTGCAATAAACCGGTTAAAAGGAGCCCCATGAAGCTACCCTCCCTGTGTTTTTATACTTATAACGGTAGGGAGTTAACCCCGAAGGACACTACGGTCCTTCGGCCCTGGAGTTTCTTCTCGAGATAAAAGTAATTCCCCTGACATTCTGACTACGGTCGGGATAACATCAGGAAAGGTTAACACTGGCGACCACGAACTGGGACAGTTATTACACTGCAACTTTGGTGAGCATACTGGAAAAATAGCCCAGGTTACCGGAGATGTTGGCATTGTAGACTGTATACACTTTTCCCGGTACTTTATAAATCACGAAGACAACATGGCGGCCTCCGGTCAGGTACACGTGAATGAACGTAAACATAAACGCAGCAACGTGACTAGCCACTCCAATCCAACTATGTCGTTGACTACAGCGGGTGAATACGAAATAAAAATGGATGTAAACGAAAATGTTCACAAGACACAGAGTAACCCTTTCTCATGTGAAGGAGAAATGCCAAATGCAAATGCAACGAGTTATATACAAATTCAGTCACTGAAATTATCTGATACCAATCCATTTAAGGCGGATGTGGAGAGACAGCAGGCTGACGTGCGGTGCAAACAACCCTGCACCCATGTGCATCATACTGACAACGGGCAGGTGGAGGCACCATTCACAGCCACTATTGCATACCCCAGCTCAAACCCCTTTGCCACTGCCCATTCAGGGAGTTTTGTCCATAGCACTCCCATTTCCTGTCATGTCCCCCAGTCAAAGCCACTGGCCCACTCTGCCCATGTTAAAGCATCTAAAGACACTGACCATGCACATTCAGCAAAAGATGACAGCCCAGCTGTACAATTAATGTCACCTTCCCCAAAATGTGAAAAGCGCCACACTGGTAGACATGCCCGTCGCCCCCGCTCTGTGCACTACCAATCCTCCTCAGAGAGTGAGGGTGACAATGATACTAGGGAAAGAATCCCCACCCTCCGTCCTGGCCAGTATGATGGCACCACGCCATGGACAGAGTTCAAACACCGTTTTGAGAGCTGCGCCAAAGCAAATCACTGGACGGAAAAGACTAAGGCCATCCAGTTAAAGTTCTGTCTAGTGGGCGCCGCAGGGGCAATTGTGCATAAGAACCCCCGGTCCACTCAGTGGGACTATCGCCGCCTAGTGGAGGAAGTTGAGAATGCGTATGGCCCCTCATCAGAGCATGCGGCTGCTGTAGCTATTGAATTAAGACAACGCATTCGCAAGCCTGGCGAAGCCCTCCATTCGTTAAGGGACGATATATATGGCAAAGTGTCAGTGGCATATTGTGATAGGACTGAGGAAGAGCAAGACCTAATAGGCGTTGAAGTTTTCACCCATGCCATAGGGGACGCAGAGATTGTGCAAAAGCTGCTAGAAAAACGACCCCAGACCATAGCTAAAGCCTATGACATTGCCCACCGCTATGAAACCACTAAACGAGCAGCGTCACATGTCACCGCCCTTATGCACTCGGGGGCCCGGGTCCTTCCCGAAAGAAAACCTCGTACCACCGCTATGGTCAGAGAAAGAGTGGAAAGCGGGGAGACTGATATCCTCACAGCCATTCCAGGGGTCAACAGTAGGCCTGTTAGCCATGACTTTCATCAAGCAGCCCCccgtaaaacatttaaaaatgctaAATGGGAGGAGATTCGCTGCCACAACTGCTCAGGCATCGGGCACATTCAGAGACATTGTCCCTCTCCCAGGAAAACGAACCGGGCGACTCGCCAGTACACAAATGCCTCCCGCGAGGGCTCCGAGCCTACTGTCCTCCATTTCAAAACCCACGGTCAAGAAATGAGCATCCATTTGATGATGTATGAGTTGGACGTCTGTGCTGTCCTGGACAGCGGGGCACGGAGGAGTGTGCTTCCCTTGCGCTGCTACAATGTCATTCACCCGGAAGTTAGGCCTCCACTTCAGCCATCCACGGTGAAGACGCTGTTGGGGGTTGGGCCAGGCGATGTTCCAGTGACCGGGGAGGTTCAACTCCTTGTCCAGATCAACAACCGGCAGGTGAGCGTGAACTTCCTGGTGGCCGACATTGCTGGCGAAGAGGCCCTCCTGGGCCATCCATTCCTCACTCAAGCCCAGGCTCGCCTCGACTTTGGCACCAACCGCATCATCCTGTTTGGCGAGGAAGTGCCATATTTCAACACCGTGAGCCAGCCCAAGATCCAGGCTGTAAGAGTCTCTcggacggtggtggtggaggccggAGTGGAGTATGTCATAAGAGGCAAAATCCCTGTTAAACGGCGTGTGGAAGGGGAGGTGATGCTCACCCCTACCAGGGGATTCGTAGGGAGACACAAAGTGCTGGTTGCTCGTGTGCTGCTCCAAGCCCAACATGCTAAAGGTGTGCCTCTCCGTGTATTCAACCCGGGCAATGCTCCTGTCACCATCAGGAAGGGTGCTATTGCTGGCGTCCTCCAGCCTGCGCACGCTCTACCACCCAGCGCCACCACGGCCATGGCCGAACTGCCAGAGCACAGCGATATCCCCCTGCACCTGAGAGAACTTTACAACCAAAGTGCAGCTGAGCTTGACCAAGAACAGCAACCCCAGCTCGCCCAACTTTTATGCAAGTACAGCACAGTGTTCTCCACAGGGCCTACTGACCTTGGCCGTACCAGCCTTGTACAACATGACATCATGGTCCGGCCAGGTGCCGCGGTGAAGCAGCAGCCCCGTCGCATGGCATGGGAGAAGCAGCGGGATGCTGACCAGCAGATAGAACAAGGCCTGGAGGCCGGTGTGGCACGCCGTAGCAACAGCAGCTGGGCCTCACCCCTCGTGATGGTACGTAAGAAGGATGGAACTTACCGCCTTTGCGTCGACTATCGGGCACTGAACGACTGCACTATTAAGGACGCCTACCCGCTGCCCCGGATCCAGGACACCCTTGACACCCTCTCCACTGCCAAGTGGTTCAGCACGCTGGACCTCGCGTCTGGATACTGGCAGGTCGAACTGACACCACGAGCCCGTCGAGCTGCCGCTTTCTGCACCAGAAATGGCCTGTTTGAATGGAATGTCATGCCATTCGGGTTATGCAACGCCCCGGCAACATTTCAACGTTTAATGGACCGGGTGTTAGCCGGCATGCAGTGGGAGACGTGTCTCGTCTATTTGGACGACATAATAGTGCTAGGCCGCGACGTGCCCGAGATGTTGCACCGTCTCAGTCAAGTCTTCGATAGGCTGCTACAGGCGAACTTGAAACTGAAGCCAGCGAAATGTTGCCTCTTCCGACGACAGGTAGCTTACCTGGGGCATGTAGTCTCCGAAGAAGGGGTGGCTTCAGACCCCGCCAAGGTACAGAAGG includes the following:
- the LOC134445111 gene encoding uncharacterized protein LOC134445111 codes for the protein MSPSPKCEKRHTGRHARRPRSVHYQSSSESEGDNDTRERIPTLRPGQYDGTTPWTEFKHRFESCAKANHWTEKTKAIQLKFCLVGAAGAIVHKNPRSTQWDYRRLVEEVENAYGPSSEHAAAVAIELRQRIRKPGEALHSLRDDIYGKVSVAYCDRTEEEQDLIGVEVFTHAIGDAEIVQKLLEKRPQTIAKAYDIAHRYETTKRAASHVTALMHSGARVLPERKPRTTAMVRERVESGETDILTAIPGVNSRPVSHDFHQAAPRKTFKNAKWEEIRCHNCSGIGHIQRHCPSPRKTNRATRQYTNASREGSEPTVLHFKTHGQEMSIHLMMYELDVCAVLDSGARRSVLPLRCYNVIHPEVRPPLQPSTVKTLLGVGPGDVPVTGEVQLLVQINNRQVSVNFLVADIAGEEALLGHPFLTQAQARLDFGTNRIILFGEEVPYFNTVSQPKIQAVRVSRTVVVEAGVEYVIRGKIPVKRRVEGEVMLTPTRGFVGRHKVLVARVLLQAQHAKGVPLRVFNPGNAPVTIRKGAIAGVLQPAHALPPSATTAMAELPEHSDIPLHLRELYNQSAAELDQEQQPQLAQLLCKYSTVFSTGPTDLGRTSLVQHDIMVRPGAAVKQQPRRMAWEKQRDADQQIEQGLEAGVARRSNSSWASPLVMVRKKDGTYRLCVDYRALNDCTIKDAYPLPRIQDTLDTLSTAKWFSTLDLASGYWQVELTPRARRAAAFCTRNGLFEWNVMPFGLCNAPATFQRLMDRVLAGMQWETCLVYLDDIIVLGRDVPEMLHRLSQVFDRLLQANLKLKPAKCCLFRRQVAYLGHVVSEEGVASDPAKVQKVQEWPTPTSVQEVRQFVGLASYYRRFVQDFATVAGPLHALTKKYARFHWTAECQQAFDQLKRLLTTAPVLGYPLDQGNMVLDTDASDVGIGAVLSQVQLGRERVLAYGSRRLSKTEQNYCTTRRELLAVVEFTSHFRQYLLGRSFTVRTDHSSLRWLTKMREPEGQLARWLERLGEYDFNIVHRPGRLHSNADSLSRPPCRQSCPCQLPGPSLYPRNVCHQAVQCDLDSAQIQTVQTPVGVGRHVTVRASAVGVDATSPDTPQFGGWSAQELQAAQEFDPDISPIKAWLEAGGERPPWTTISAHSPAAKAYWSQWRRLFVRGGILFRRFYCLDGAQFYPQVILPRVFWSDVKRQMHEGPVGGHFGTERMVTRLQTRYYWYQMRADVSLWCLTCKSCGSKARARKTPQAPMGTVRVGAPMERVALDIMGPLNETERRNSYVLVIQDYFTKWVEAFPLPNEKAETVAEVLASQWVCRFGAPHTIHSDQGRNFESEVFQKMCALFGVEKTRTTPFRPQSDGQVERFNSTLQKILATTAERCHWDWDLMIPYAVMAYRATRHSATGLTPNFMMFGREVCEPADLVTGLPPDPEDAPTAPEYVQRLRERLELAHQIARDALGESVERAKRQYDKNCCRTQYCIGDAVWYLIKGTRRVKNKVRKFLPSYEGPYFVLGQLDDLVYRIQKSPKTKVKVVHHDQLKAYRSRDPLDNAWVMEQAQAWTPVEVPPPPVATDSVALDLTDLFSSGDQESVLGTAGDDSAAAGSLPPTGSPEDDAADSGGEAGLLPPTGSSEDDAADSGGEATAQLPEQRSQRLRRRRRSPVRFGEWVD